The Ramlibacter algicola genome segment TAGTGCCCGCCGTCGCGAACGGCCCGCGTGCGCACGCCCTGCAGGTCGCTGCCGGCGCCGGGCTCGGTCATCGCGATCGCGCCGACGATCTCGCCGCGCGCCATCGGTGGCAGCCAGCGCTGCTTCTGCTCCTCGGTGCCGTGGTTCAGCAGGTAGTGGGCGACGATCGCATGCACCGACGCGCTCATGCCCGTGAGGCCGCGGCGCGCCATCTCCTCGTCGACCACCGCCTGGTGGCGGAAGTCGCCGCCCCCGCCGCCGTAGGCCTCGGGAATGTCCACGCACAGCAGCCCCGCGTCGCCCGCACGCCGCCACATGGCGTGGCCGACGTGGCCGTCGCGGCGCGCCTCTGCATCGCGCGGCGCCATCTCCTGGTCCAGGAAGCGCGCCACGCTGGCGCGGAAGGTCTCGAGGTCGGCGTCGCTCCACGAGCGCGGGAACTGCAGCGGCATGCGGCCATTGTGCGGCGCGTCCCTGCCGCGGCGGTGCAGGGATTCCCGGATCACCTTACGATCGCGCGCATCCCCAACACGCCTGGAGAAGAACATGCCCAAGCTGCTGCACGCCGTCCTCGCGAGCGCCCTGCTCGCCGCCGCCACCTTCGTCCCGCCGGCCGTCCTGGCCGAAGCCCCGCTGCAGAAGGTGCAGGCGCCGGGCTGGTACCGCTTCATGGTCGGCGACGTCGAAGTCACGGCGCTGTCGGACGGCACGTTCAAGCTGCCGGTGGCCCAGCTGCTGAAGGGCGACAAGATCCAGATCGGCGACGCGCTGCGCCGCAACTTCCTGGGCGAGCAGGTCGAGACGTCCGACAACGCCTACCTCGTGAACACCGGCAGCAAGCTGGTGCTGATCGACACCGGCGCCGGCGTGACGATGGGCCCCGGCACCGGTGGCCTGCAGGCCAACCTGCGTGCGGCCGGCTACAAGCCCGAGCAGGTCGACGAGATCTACATCACCCACATGCACGGCGACCACATCGGCGGCCTGCTGGACGGCGCCAACCGCGCGTACCCCAACGCCACGCTGCGCATCGACAAGCGTGACGTCGACTACTGGGGCAGCGAGGCGACCATGAACGCCGCCCCGGCGGAATTCCGCGACTTCTTCAAGCCGGCCATCGCCGTGGTCAAGGCCTACGGCGAGGCCGGCAAGCTCAAACCCTTCGAAGGCAGCACAGCCCTGGTGCCCGGCGTGCGGGCGATCGCCAACTACGGCCACACGCCCGGCCACACGATCTACAGCATCGAGAGCAAGAACGAGAAGCTGGTGCTGTGGGGCGACTTGATGCACGTCGCGGCCGTGCAGTTCGAGGACCCCAGCGTCACGATCCAGTTCGACAGCGACAACGCCGCCGCGCTCAAGCAGCGCCAGGACGCGTTCGCCGATGCGGCGAAGAACGGCTACCTGGTAGGCGCCGCCCATCTCGCCTTCCCCGGCGTCGGCCGCCTGCGCGCCGCGGAGAAGGGGTACGTGTTCGTGCCGTTGAACTACAGCAGCTTGAAGTGACAGCCCAAAGGCGGGCGTAGCCGCCCGAGGGCTGTCATCCCGGCAGCCACGCTGTCATCCCGGCAGCCACGCTGTCATCCCGGCAGCCAAGCTGTCATCCCGGCGAAAGCCGGGATCCATGCGTGCACCCGCGCGAAGGTTGGGAATGGATTGCGGGTCAAGCCCGCAATGACAGCCCACGGTTGTCATCCGACGCCGCGGCGACCATCGCCACGGTGATCGCGAGCAGCGCCCAGGTCATCGGGAGGGCGCCACCGCCGTCGACCGCGCGCGCAGGGTGGTTTGCAGTTCGTACAGGCCCATGCCGGCGAGCATGGCGACCACGAACAGCACGGCCTGCAGGCTGCCGGTGCCCAGCGCGACCAGGGCCGGGCCGGGGCAGAAGCCCGCCAGCCCCCAGCCGGCGCCGAACAGCAGGCCGCCGGCCACGAGGCGGCGGTCGATCGTGCGGCGATCCTCGGGCAGCCGCATCGGCAGTCCCAGCACGGACAACGGACGGCGCTGCGCGAGACGGAACGCGAACAGGCCCACCAGCACGGCGCCGCCCATCACCAGCGCGAGCGAGGGATCCCAGCGCCCGGCGATGTCGAGGAAGCCCAGCACCTTGGCGGGGCTGGCCATGCCCGAGACGAGCAGGCCGAGGCCGAACACGAGGCCGGCGACGAAGGAAGCGATCTGGGCCATGGTGGTCTCCTCACGCGC includes the following:
- a CDS encoding YeeE/YedE family protein, giving the protein MAQIASFVAGLVFGLGLLVSGMASPAKVLGFLDIAGRWDPSLALVMGGAVLVGLFAFRLAQRRPLSVLGLPMRLPEDRRTIDRRLVAGGLLFGAGWGLAGFCPGPALVALGTGSLQAVLFVVAMLAGMGLYELQTTLRARSTAVAPSR
- a CDS encoding MBL fold metallo-hydrolase, with amino-acid sequence MPKLLHAVLASALLAAATFVPPAVLAEAPLQKVQAPGWYRFMVGDVEVTALSDGTFKLPVAQLLKGDKIQIGDALRRNFLGEQVETSDNAYLVNTGSKLVLIDTGAGVTMGPGTGGLQANLRAAGYKPEQVDEIYITHMHGDHIGGLLDGANRAYPNATLRIDKRDVDYWGSEATMNAAPAEFRDFFKPAIAVVKAYGEAGKLKPFEGSTALVPGVRAIANYGHTPGHTIYSIESKNEKLVLWGDLMHVAAVQFEDPSVTIQFDSDNAAALKQRQDAFADAAKNGYLVGAAHLAFPGVGRLRAAEKGYVFVPLNYSSLK